A genomic stretch from Salarias fasciatus chromosome 10, fSalaFa1.1, whole genome shotgun sequence includes:
- the LOC115395351 gene encoding histone H3, which translates to MARTKQTARKSTGGKAPRKQLATKAARKSAPATGGVKKPHRYRPGTVALREIRRYQKSTELLIRKLPFQRLVREIAQDFKTDLRFQSSAVMALQEASEAYLVGLFEDTNLCAIHAKRVTIMPKDIQLARRIRGERA; encoded by the coding sequence ATGGCCAGAACCAAGCAGACCGCCCGTAAGTCCACCGGAGGAAAGGCTCCCAGGAAGCAGCTGGCCACCAAGGCCGCCCGCAAGAGCGCCCCGGCCACCGGCGGAGTCAAGAAGCCTCACCGCTACCGCCCCGGCACCGTGGCCCTGCGGGAGATCCGCCGCTACCAGAAGTCCACCGAGCTGCTCATCCGCAAGCTGCCCTTCCAGCGCCTCGTGCGCGAGATCGCCCAGGACTTCAAGACCGACCTGCGCTTCCAGAGCTCCGCCGTCATGGCTCTGCAGGAGGCCAGCGAGGCCTACCTGGTGGGCCTCTTCGAGGACACCAACCTCTGCGCCATCCACGCCAAGAGGGTCACCATCATGCCCAAGGACATCCAGCTGGCCCGCCGCATCCGCGGAGAGAGGGCTTAA